One region of Pseudomonas sp. B21-040 genomic DNA includes:
- a CDS encoding CidA/LrgA family protein, which yields MLLRGLTWLVLFQLLGTAINHLFLPVLPGPIVGLLLLLVYLISRGQVGEPLSLAASSLLRYLPLLLVPPAVGVMVYAKDIAADFWAIVGALVLSLLLSMAFAGVLMQRMVKRHAHRGDDQ from the coding sequence ATGTTGTTACGTGGCCTGACCTGGCTGGTGCTGTTCCAATTGCTGGGCACAGCCATCAACCACTTGTTTTTACCGGTGCTGCCGGGGCCGATTGTCGGCTTACTGCTGTTGCTGGTGTATCTGATTTCACGCGGGCAAGTCGGCGAACCGCTGAGCCTGGCGGCCAGCAGCCTGCTGCGGTACTTGCCGTTGCTGCTGGTGCCGCCGGCCGTGGGCGTGATGGTGTATGCCAAGGATATTGCCGCCGATTTCTGGGCCATCGTCGGTGCGTTGGTGTTGTCGCTGCTGCTGTCCATGGCGTTTGCCGGGGTGCTGATGCAACGCATGGTCAAGCGCCATGCCCATCGCGGAGATGACCAATGA
- the rlmH gene encoding 23S rRNA (pseudouridine(1915)-N(3))-methyltransferase RlmH: protein MRLRLIAVGSRMPKWVEEGWHEYAKRLPSELALELVEIPLNTRGKNADVARFIRQEGEAMLAKVGPNERIVTLEVHGKPWSTEQLAVELDRWRLDSRTVNFMVGGPEGLAPEVCARADQRWSLSPLTLPHPLVRILIGEQLYRAWTVLSGHPYHK from the coding sequence GTGCGACTGCGACTGATCGCCGTCGGTTCACGGATGCCCAAGTGGGTGGAAGAAGGCTGGCATGAATATGCCAAGCGTCTTCCGTCCGAGCTGGCGCTGGAACTGGTGGAAATACCGCTCAATACCCGTGGCAAGAACGCCGACGTGGCGCGCTTCATCCGTCAGGAAGGCGAAGCCATGCTGGCCAAAGTCGGGCCGAACGAGCGTATTGTCACTCTCGAAGTCCACGGCAAACCCTGGAGCACTGAGCAGCTGGCGGTCGAACTCGATCGCTGGCGCCTGGACTCGCGCACGGTCAACTTCATGGTCGGCGGCCCCGAAGGGCTGGCGCCGGAAGTCTGTGCCCGAGCCGATCAGCGCTGGTCATTGTCGCCGTTGACGTTGCCGCACCCATTGGTGCGAATTCTGATCGGCGAACAGCTGTACCGTGCCTGGACAGTCCTGTCCGGCCACCCATACCACAAGTAG
- a CDS encoding DNA-3-methyladenine glycosylase has translation MSNLTVRASAASRPIGLPDAFFDRDAQTLAQDLLGKVIRHRVGDLWFSARIIETEAYYFEEKGSHASLGYTEKRKALFLDGGHIYMYYARGGDSLNFSAQGPGNAVLIKSAYPWVDELSGPASLAQMLLNNPDAQGRPRPSQKLCAGQTLLCKSLGLKVPVWDAKRFDHDVLLVEDIGPAPTHIIQTTRLGIPHGRDEHLMYRFVDAAYAPYCTRNPLRRGQVEGRDYFLLP, from the coding sequence ATGTCCAACCTGACTGTTCGAGCGTCCGCTGCGAGCCGGCCCATCGGGCTCCCGGATGCGTTTTTCGACCGCGACGCGCAAACGCTGGCCCAGGATCTACTCGGTAAAGTCATCCGCCATCGAGTGGGCGACCTGTGGTTCAGCGCCCGAATTATCGAAACCGAAGCCTATTACTTCGAAGAAAAAGGCAGTCACGCCTCCCTTGGCTACACAGAAAAGCGTAAGGCTTTGTTTCTGGATGGCGGCCACATCTATATGTATTACGCCCGCGGCGGCGATTCCCTGAACTTCAGCGCCCAAGGCCCCGGCAACGCGGTGCTGATCAAATCGGCCTATCCATGGGTCGATGAATTGAGCGGGCCGGCGAGTCTGGCGCAAATGCTGCTGAACAACCCCGATGCACAGGGCCGCCCTCGTCCCTCGCAAAAGCTGTGTGCCGGGCAAACATTGCTCTGCAAGTCGCTGGGTTTGAAGGTGCCGGTCTGGGACGCCAAGCGCTTCGACCACGACGTGCTGCTGGTCGAAGACATCGGCCCGGCGCCCACCCACATCATCCAGACCACGCGCCTGGGCATCCCTCACGGACGCGATGAACACTTGATGTACCGCTTTGTCGATGCGGCCTACGCGCCGTATTGCACACGCAACCCTCTGCGCCGGGGACAGGTCGAAGGTCGCGATTATTTTTTGCTGCCATGA
- a CDS encoding LrgB family protein: protein MTLDWHGALDSVIHHPLFGIGITLGAYQLVLAAFEKTRWIFLQPVLVSMLVVIGVLLTCGLTYAEYRKSTEILSILLGPATVALAVPLYLNLRRIRQLFWPIFTTLVIGGVVATGMGVLLGWWFGAEHMILMTMAPKSVTSPIAMLVAEQIGGVAALAAVFVLITGVIGAIFGPGLLTRLGVRSPEARGMALGMTAHAVGTSVALQESEECGAFAALAMSLMGVATAVFLPLAVSMVV, encoded by the coding sequence ATGACCCTTGATTGGCACGGCGCACTCGACTCGGTGATCCATCATCCGCTGTTCGGCATCGGTATTACATTGGGTGCTTATCAACTGGTGCTGGCGGCTTTTGAGAAAACCCGCTGGATCTTTTTGCAGCCAGTGCTGGTCTCCATGTTGGTGGTGATCGGTGTCCTGCTGACCTGCGGCCTGACCTACGCGGAGTACCGCAAGAGCACCGAGATCCTCAGCATCCTGCTCGGACCCGCAACGGTTGCACTGGCCGTGCCGCTGTACCTCAATCTGCGAAGGATTCGGCAGTTGTTCTGGCCGATATTTACTACGCTGGTGATAGGTGGCGTGGTGGCCACGGGCATGGGCGTGTTGCTGGGGTGGTGGTTCGGTGCCGAGCACATGATCCTGATGACCATGGCGCCGAAGTCGGTAACGTCGCCGATTGCCATGCTGGTGGCCGAGCAGATCGGTGGTGTCGCGGCGCTGGCGGCGGTGTTCGTGTTGATCACTGGCGTGATCGGTGCGATCTTCGGCCCTGGTCTGTTGACGCGGCTCGGTGTGCGCAGCCCGGAAGCGCGCGGCATGGCATTGGGAATGACGGCCCATGCGGTCGGCACTTCGGTAGCCCTGCAGGAAAGTGAAGAGTGCGGCGCCTTTGCGGCGCTGGCGATGAGTCTGATGGGTGTGGCCACAGCGGTGTTCCTGCCGTTGGCGGTGTCGATGGTGGTGTAA
- a CDS encoding glutamate-5-semialdehyde dehydrogenase, producing the protein MTESVLDYMTRLGRAAREAARVIGCASTAQKNRALQAAADALDAARAELTAANELDLAAGRANGLEPALLERLALTPERIDGMIVGLRQVAALPDPVGAIRDMSFRPSGIQVGKMRVPLGVIGIIYESRPNVTIDAASLCLKSGNATILRGGSEAIHSNRAIAACIQRGLAEAELPGAVVQVVETTDRAAVGALITMPEYVDVIVPRGGRGLIERVSRDARVPVIKHLDGICHVYVSPHADLAKAQRIAFNAKTYRYGICGAMETLLVDQSVAKDFLPSMAAQFREKGVELRGCERTRAIIDAAAATEDDWTTEYLAPILSIRVVDGLDQAIDHINRYGSHHTDSIVSENLADTRRFVAQVDSSSVMINTPTCFADGFEYGLGAEIGISTDKLHARGPVGLEGLTCEKYIVVGDGQLRGQASV; encoded by the coding sequence ATGACTGAGTCCGTTCTTGACTACATGACCCGCCTGGGCCGCGCTGCTCGCGAAGCCGCTCGCGTCATCGGCTGTGCCAGCACCGCGCAGAAAAACCGCGCCTTGCAAGCCGCCGCTGATGCGCTGGACGCTGCACGCGCCGAGTTGACGGCGGCCAATGAACTGGATTTGGCCGCTGGTCGGGCCAATGGTCTTGAACCGGCCCTGCTGGAGCGTCTGGCGCTGACCCCGGAACGCATCGACGGCATGATCGTCGGTTTGCGCCAGGTAGCTGCATTGCCGGACCCGGTAGGCGCGATCCGCGACATGAGTTTCCGTCCGTCGGGCATCCAGGTTGGAAAAATGCGCGTGCCGCTGGGCGTGATCGGGATCATCTACGAATCCCGTCCCAACGTGACCATCGATGCCGCCAGCCTGTGCCTCAAATCCGGCAATGCAACCATCCTGCGTGGCGGTTCCGAGGCGATCCACTCCAATCGCGCCATCGCCGCCTGCATCCAGCGCGGCCTGGCTGAAGCCGAACTGCCTGGCGCTGTGGTGCAAGTGGTCGAAACCACCGATCGTGCCGCCGTTGGCGCGCTGATTACCATGCCGGAATACGTCGATGTCATCGTGCCCCGTGGTGGCCGTGGCCTGATCGAGCGCGTCAGTCGTGACGCCCGCGTGCCTGTCATCAAGCACCTGGATGGTATTTGTCACGTCTACGTCAGCCCTCACGCCGATCTGGCGAAAGCCCAGCGCATTGCGTTCAACGCCAAGACCTACCGTTATGGCATTTGCGGCGCGATGGAAACGCTATTGGTCGATCAAAGCGTTGCCAAAGATTTCCTGCCATCGATGGCTGCCCAGTTCCGCGAAAAAGGCGTCGAGCTGCGCGGTTGCGAGCGCACGCGGGCGATTATCGATGCTGCGGCGGCGACCGAAGACGACTGGACCACCGAATACCTGGCACCGATTCTGTCGATCCGCGTGGTCGACGGCCTCGATCAGGCCATCGACCACATCAATCGGTACGGCTCCCATCACACCGACTCGATCGTCAGCGAAAACCTCGCTGATACCCGGCGTTTTGTGGCGCAAGTCGATTCATCGTCGGTCATGATCAACACGCCGACATGCTTCGCCGATGGCTTTGAATACGGATTGGGTGCCGAGATTGGCATTTCTACTGATAAGCTGCACGCCCGCGGCCCGGTGGGCCTCGAAGGTTTGACGTGCGAGAAGTACATCGTGGTCGGTGATGGCCAGTTGCGCGGCCAGGCGTCGGTCTGA
- the rsfS gene encoding ribosome silencing factor produces MTDKDVAKVKRKGTFKSAPLPEVVPTGAPLAGEELVKVAVAALEDVKAQDIQAIDVREKQSITDFMIIATGTSNRQIGAMLDKVREAVKAQGVKPLGEEGKGDSDWVLLDMDDVIVHMMTASARQFYDLERLWSGAEQSRALNAAHHSPENTHEHFIKLNKDQQ; encoded by the coding sequence ATGACTGACAAAGACGTAGCTAAAGTAAAGCGCAAAGGCACATTCAAGAGCGCCCCGCTGCCAGAAGTAGTTCCAACCGGCGCACCACTCGCTGGCGAAGAGCTGGTCAAGGTTGCCGTAGCGGCCCTGGAAGACGTCAAGGCCCAGGACATTCAGGCGATCGACGTTCGTGAAAAGCAGAGCATCACTGACTTCATGATCATCGCTACCGGTACCTCCAACCGCCAGATCGGCGCGATGCTGGACAAGGTCCGCGAAGCGGTCAAGGCTCAGGGTGTCAAGCCGCTGGGTGAAGAAGGCAAGGGCGACAGCGACTGGGTCCTGCTGGACATGGACGATGTCATCGTTCACATGATGACCGCCTCGGCTCGCCAGTTCTACGACCTGGAGCGTCTGTGGTCCGGCGCAGAGCAGAGCCGTGCTCTGAACGCGGCCCACCACAGCCCGGAAAACACCCACGAGCATTTCATCAAGCTCAACAAAGACCAGCAATAA
- a CDS encoding LON peptidase substrate-binding domain-containing protein, which yields MNLPLFPLNTVLFPGCILDLQIFEARYLDMIGRCMKQGGGFGVVCILDGEEVGIAPAGYALVGCEARITDFKQQDNGLLGIRVQGGRRFQVLRTEVQRDQLTVAEVEWLEDEPEQPLQDEDADLVALLKALAEHPMVEALNMGTEATGQQSLANQLAYLLPFAEVDKIDLLQLDDPQQRLDAIQALLDELQGELFA from the coding sequence ATGAACTTACCGCTTTTCCCGCTGAACACGGTGCTGTTTCCTGGCTGCATCCTCGACTTGCAGATCTTCGAAGCGCGCTACCTGGACATGATCGGCCGCTGCATGAAACAGGGCGGCGGCTTCGGTGTGGTGTGCATCCTCGACGGCGAAGAAGTCGGCATCGCGCCGGCAGGGTATGCCTTGGTGGGGTGCGAAGCGCGGATCACCGATTTCAAACAGCAGGACAACGGCTTGCTGGGTATTCGGGTGCAGGGCGGGCGCCGTTTCCAGGTTTTGCGCACCGAGGTTCAGCGTGATCAGTTGACCGTCGCTGAAGTCGAATGGCTGGAAGACGAACCCGAGCAACCCTTGCAGGACGAGGACGCCGACCTGGTTGCGTTGCTCAAGGCCTTGGCCGAACACCCGATGGTCGAGGCCCTGAACATGGGGACCGAGGCAACCGGGCAGCAGTCGCTGGCCAATCAACTGGCGTACCTGCTGCCATTTGCCGAGGTCGACAAGATAGACCTGCTGCAACTCGACGATCCGCAGCAACGGCTGGATGCGATTCAGGCGTTGCTGGATGAGTTGCAGGGTGAGTTGTTTGCCTGA
- the nadD gene encoding nicotinate-nucleotide adenylyltransferase — MASCAARRRSDLSDLAPTTPATADTPQPRRIGMLGGTFDPVHIGHLRSALEVAESLALDELRLTPSARPPHRDTPQVSAKDRLAMVECAVAGVAPLVVDARELQRDKPSYTIDTLELMRAELAAQDQVFLLLGWDAFCGLPTWHRWEELLQHCHILVLQRPDADSEPPDALRNLLAARSVSDPLALNGPSGQIAFVWQTPLAVSATQIRQLLASGKSVRFLVPDAVLAYIDAHGLYRASN; from the coding sequence ATGGCCAGTTGCGCGGCCAGGCGTCGGTCTGACTTGAGCGACCTCGCCCCGACAACCCCAGCCACCGCCGACACGCCTCAACCTCGGCGCATTGGCATGCTGGGCGGCACGTTCGACCCGGTGCACATCGGCCATTTGCGCAGTGCGCTGGAAGTCGCCGAGTCGCTGGCGCTCGATGAGTTGCGTCTGACACCCAGTGCCAGGCCTCCGCATCGTGATACGCCGCAAGTGTCGGCAAAAGACCGTCTGGCGATGGTCGAGTGCGCGGTGGCCGGTGTGGCGCCGTTGGTGGTGGACGCCCGCGAATTGCAGCGGGACAAACCGTCCTACACTATCGATACCCTGGAATTGATGCGTGCCGAACTGGCCGCGCAGGACCAGGTATTTCTACTTCTGGGCTGGGACGCATTTTGCGGCCTGCCCACTTGGCACCGCTGGGAAGAGTTGCTCCAGCATTGCCACATCCTGGTGCTGCAACGCCCGGATGCCGACAGCGAACCGCCGGATGCCTTGCGCAACCTGCTGGCAGCGCGCTCGGTGAGCGACCCGCTGGCCCTCAATGGGCCGAGCGGACAGATTGCATTCGTCTGGCAGACACCGCTCGCGGTATCCGCCACCCAGATCCGTCAACTGCTGGCCAGCGGTAAGTCGGTACGTTTCCTGGTGCCCGACGCGGTCCTGGCCTACATCGATGCGCACGGACTTTACCGTGCGTCGAACTGA
- a CDS encoding bifunctional DedA family/phosphatase PAP2 family protein, whose protein sequence is MGPWLDSVTGWLAANPQWLAAAVFIVAFVECLAIAGLIVPGTVLLFAVAVLAGSGALSLSETLLLGFVAGVLGDIVSYFVGRHFHQNIRRLPGLRHHPEWIAGAESYFQRYGIASLLVGRFIGPLRPMLPMVAGMFDMPFPRFAAVSVLAAAGWSVAYLLPGWATGAAIRLPLPEGFWPEAGIVAGSIAVLVGLSVTSSLRRHRQATTLIAGMSFLILVGLFIGYPHLTALDQGVMTLVQEHRGPMLDEVAVVFTLIGEFRNMLVFSALLTGLLLIARQWRQAIFAGSTLLCTALANTATKHFFARLRPEVLSDPLTSYSMPSGHASGSFALFLTLAVLAGRGQPPRMRLTWLLLGCLPALAISLSRVYLGAHWPTDVLAGAVLAAAVCAASLWLTQRKAPLNAMPPKVWWLVLPVLVALFGFFVLRHLPHTLLRYAY, encoded by the coding sequence ATGGGCCCATGGCTCGATAGCGTGACCGGCTGGTTGGCGGCTAATCCGCAATGGCTGGCTGCAGCAGTGTTCATCGTGGCTTTTGTGGAATGCCTGGCGATTGCCGGACTGATCGTACCCGGCACAGTGTTGCTGTTTGCTGTGGCGGTATTGGCCGGGAGCGGTGCGTTGTCACTGAGTGAAACGCTGTTGCTGGGGTTCGTTGCCGGTGTGCTGGGTGACATTGTTTCGTACTTCGTCGGCCGGCACTTCCACCAGAATATCCGTCGTTTGCCGGGGTTGCGTCATCACCCCGAGTGGATCGCCGGCGCCGAGTCCTATTTCCAACGCTATGGCATCGCCAGCCTGCTGGTCGGGCGCTTCATCGGGCCGTTGCGACCGATGCTGCCGATGGTCGCCGGGATGTTCGACATGCCGTTTCCGCGCTTTGCCGCAGTCAGCGTGTTGGCCGCCGCTGGCTGGAGTGTTGCCTATTTGCTACCCGGTTGGGCCACAGGGGCGGCGATTCGCCTGCCACTGCCGGAAGGTTTCTGGCCTGAAGCCGGGATCGTCGCAGGCAGTATTGCCGTCTTGGTGGGCTTGAGCGTCACCAGCAGTCTGCGCCGCCATCGCCAGGCGACGACGCTGATTGCCGGCATGAGTTTTCTGATTCTGGTGGGACTGTTTATCGGCTACCCGCACCTGACCGCACTCGATCAAGGCGTAATGACCCTGGTGCAGGAACACCGCGGCCCGATGCTCGACGAAGTCGCCGTCGTCTTCACACTGATTGGCGAATTTCGCAACATGCTGGTATTCAGCGCGCTGCTGACCGGCCTTTTGCTGATTGCGCGGCAATGGCGCCAGGCGATTTTCGCCGGCAGCACCCTGCTCTGCACCGCGCTGGCCAACACCGCAACCAAACACTTTTTCGCCCGCCTGCGCCCGGAAGTGTTGAGTGATCCATTGACCAGTTACAGCATGCCCAGCGGTCACGCCTCCGGCTCATTCGCGCTGTTCCTGACCCTCGCCGTACTGGCGGGCCGAGGGCAACCGCCACGGATGCGCCTGACCTGGTTGCTGCTGGGCTGCTTGCCCGCGCTGGCAATTTCCCTGTCGCGGGTGTATCTGGGCGCGCATTGGCCGACGGATGTACTGGCGGGTGCGGTGCTGGCGGCGGCCGTGTGTGCGGCGAGCTTGTGGCTGACTCAGCGCAAGGCGCCACTCAATGCCATGCCACCCAAGGTCTGGTGGCTGGTGCTGCCAGTACTGGTGGCGTTGTTCGGGTTCTTTGTGTTGCGGCATTTGCCACATACGTTGTTGCGGTATGCCTACTGA